The Aureispira anguillae genome contains a region encoding:
- the murI gene encoding glutamate racemase produces MKKIAFFDSGIGGLTVLHKALQIMPNEPYLYFSDAQNAPYGTKSSKDIKKLVFDAVDFLIQQDIKALVLACNTATSVAIKDLRQQYNLPIIGMEPAVKPAVESAKDKKILVCATDKTLAENKLKLLIENLNATTKVEQLSLQELVLFAEKFQFDDPKIERYLKEVFSGIQWNDYDSIVLGCTHFPYFTPNIRRLLPPHIRILDGHTGTVKHLQARIVPSTQTSPSPIQYFCSKKASAAKHFEKYFAMLNQQVSL; encoded by the coding sequence ATGAAAAAAATAGCATTTTTTGATTCAGGAATAGGAGGATTAACCGTTTTACACAAAGCGCTTCAAATAATGCCAAATGAGCCCTATCTCTATTTTTCAGATGCCCAGAATGCTCCCTATGGAACAAAATCTAGTAAAGACATCAAAAAATTAGTCTTTGATGCCGTAGATTTTTTAATACAACAAGACATCAAAGCCCTTGTATTGGCTTGCAATACAGCAACTAGTGTTGCCATTAAAGATTTGCGCCAACAATACAACTTGCCCATTATTGGCATGGAACCTGCCGTCAAACCTGCCGTAGAATCAGCCAAAGACAAAAAAATATTGGTTTGTGCCACCGACAAAACACTAGCTGAAAACAAACTTAAGTTGCTAATCGAAAATCTAAATGCAACAACTAAAGTAGAACAACTCTCCTTACAAGAATTGGTACTGTTTGCTGAAAAATTTCAATTTGACGATCCAAAAATCGAACGTTATCTCAAAGAAGTTTTTTCGGGCATACAATGGAACGATTATGATTCTATTGTTTTAGGCTGTACCCATTTTCCTTACTTTACCCCCAATATACGTCGCTTGCTCCCTCCTCATATTCGTATTTTAGACGGTCATACAGGAACGGTCAAACATTTGCAAGCCCGTATTGTTCCTAGTACCCAAACAAGCCCAAGCCCTATTCAATATTTTTGTTCAAAAAAAGCAAGCGCTGCCAAGCATTTTGAAAAATATTTTGCGATGCTCAATCAACAAGTCTCTCTATGA